The following proteins come from a genomic window of Trifolium pratense cultivar HEN17-A07 linkage group LG4, ARS_RC_1.1, whole genome shotgun sequence:
- the LOC123882153 gene encoding pentatricopeptide repeat-containing protein At1g34160, whose translation MATQFHIDSLLQKCNSLIHMKQLQAHLITTGKFQFHPSRTKLLELFAVSPAGNLSFAGNFFRQIQNPTTNDYNAVLRGLAQSSEPTQSISWYRNMLRCGKKIDALTCSFALKGCARALAFSEATQLHSQVLRYGFDDDVLLVTTLLDVYAKSGYIDDAKKVFDEMQQRDIASWNAMISGLAQGSRPNEAIDLFNKMKEEGWRPNDVTVLGALSACSQLGALKQGEIVHGYIVDEKLENNVIVCNAVIDMYGKCGFVDKAYSVFNSMSCRKSLITWNTMIMAFAMNGDGYKALDLLDRMILDGMCPDAVSYLAALCGCNHAGLVDEGVRLFDLMKVSGVEINVKHYGSVIDLLGRAGRLKEAYDIINSMPMLPDVVLWQTLLGASKTYGNVEMAEVASKKLVEMGSNSCGDFVLLSNVYAAQQRWKDVGRVREAMVNNDVRKVPGFSFTEIDGRIHKFINSDQSHPNSTEIYAKLDEIKFRIKSYGYIAETNLVLHDIGDEDKENVINYHSEKLAVAYGLISTVDGTPILVIKNLRICVDCHTFIKIISNIYNREIIVRDRARFHRFKDGVCSCRDYW comes from the coding sequence ATGGCCACTCAATTTCACATTGATTCATTGTTACAGAAATGCAATTCTCTCATTCACATGAAACAGCTTCAAGCTCATCTCATAACCACCGGAAAATTCCAATTTCACCCTTCCCGCACCAAGCTCCTCGAACTCTTCGCCGTCTCTCCCGCCGGCAACCTCTCTTTCGCCGGAAATTTTTTCCGGCAGATTCAAAACCCCACCACAAACGACTACAATGCCGTTCTTCGAGGTCTGGCTCAAAGCTCCGAACCAACACAGTCCATTTCATGGTACCGTAATATGTTACGTTGCGGTAAAAAGATCGATGCTTTGACATGTTCCTTCGCTCTTAAGGGATGTGCGCGTGCTTTAGCTTTTTCTGAAGCAACCCAGTTGCATTCTCAGGTTTTGCGTTATGGgtttgatgatgatgttttGTTAGTTACCACTTTGTTAGATGTGTATGCGAAAAGTGGTTATATTGATGATGCAAAGaaggtgtttgatgaaatgcagCAACGAGATATTGCTTCTTGGAATGCGATGATTTCTGGGTTGGCTCAAGGGAGTCGACCAAATGAAGCTATAGATTTGTTTAATAAGATGAAGGAGGAAGGGTGGAGGCCGAATGATGTGACTGTTCTTGGTGCACTCTCGGCTTGTTCTCAATTGGGTGCTTTGAAACAGGGAGAGATTGTTCATGGGTATATTGTGGATGAGAAGTTAGAAAATAATGTGATTGTTTGTAATGCGGTTATTGATATGTATGGTAAATGTGGGTTTGTTGATAAAGCTTATTCGGTATTTAATAGTATGAGTTGTAGGAAAAGTCTTATCACTTGGAATACAATGATTATGGCTTTTGCAATGAATGGTGATGGATATAAGGCGCTTGATCTTTTAGATCGAATGATTTTAGATGGAATGTGTCCGGATGCAGTGTCGTATCTTGCTGCATTGTGTGGGTGCAACCATGCTGGGTTGGTGGATGAAGGTGTTAGATTGTTTGATTTGATGAAGGTGTCGGGTGTGGAAATTAATGTTAAGCATTATGGGAGTGTGATTGATTTGTTGGGTCGAGCCGGAAGGCTCAAAGAGGCGTATGATATTataaattccatgcctatgttGCCTGATGTGGTTCTTTGGCAGACTTTGCTTGGGGCTAGTAAGACTTATGGGAATGTGGAAATGGCAGAGGTGGCGTCAAAGAAGCTGGTGGAGATGGGGTCAAACAGTTGTGGGGATTTTGTCTTGCTGTCGAATGTTTATGCAGCACAACAGAGGTGGAAAGATGTAGGGAGGGTGAGGGAAGCTATGGTAAATAACGATGTTAGGAAGGTACCGGGATTTAGTTTCACAGAAATAGATGGTAGGATACACAAGTTTATAAATTCTGATCAGAGTCATCCGAATTCGACAGAGATATATGCAAAGCTCGATGAGATCAAGTTTAGGATTAAATCCTATGGATATATAGCTGAAACTAATCTTGTGTTGCATGATATAGGCGATGAAGACAAGGAGAATGTCATAAATTATCATAGCGAGAAGTTGGCTGTGGCTTATGGTTTAATTAGTACAGTTGATGGAACACCAATTCTAGTTATAAAGAACCTTAGAATATGTGTGGATTGCCATactttcataaaaattatatcaaataTTTATAATAGGGAGATTATTGTAAGGGATCGAGCGAGATTTCATAGATTTAAAGACGGTGTATGCTCTTGCAGAGATTATTGGTAA
- the LOC123921868 gene encoding uncharacterized protein LOC123921868 yields the protein MTQKSTLFKGQAKKKSIPANRHGKVPQTRKGKRNIKPSKVTKDMDADREVSKFINHCNEIKAATVATKDGGYLSIVKTAPESASGADK from the exons ATGACGCAAAAATCGACACTTTTCAAGGGACAAGCTAAGAAGAAATCGATTCCTGCCAATCGTCATGGCAAAGTTCCACAAACTCGCAAAG GGAAGAGGAATATAAAGCCATCCAAGGTTACAAAGGATATGGATGCTGATCGT GAGGTGAGCAAATTCATTAACCATTGCAATGAGATTAAAGCTGCAACTGTAGCTACGAAGGACGGTGGTTATCTAAGCATTGTTAAGACAGCACCAGAGTCTGCTAGTGGTGCAGATAAATAG
- the LOC123920943 gene encoding uncharacterized protein LOC123920943 isoform X2: MSPNEISSVTVACGSLLCPICDHDGEDDLYVFFGCIAAQDSWQAACPEMVPHNDEYQPESVADRIFAICNKEDSGTVGRVATLLWCGVFGIIEMNKCGMKTSAPQIRCDYSNMLFP; this comes from the exons ATGTCTCCCAACGAGATATCGTCTGTCACAGTGGCATGTGGATCGTTGCTATGTCCTATTTGTGATCATGATGGAGAAGACGACTTGTATGTGTTCTTTGGGTGCATAGCGGCGCAAGATAGCTGGCAGGCAGCATGCCCTGAGATGGTTCCACACAATGATGAGTATCAACCTGAATCTGTAGCTGATCGTATTTTTGCGATTTGCAATAAGGAGGATAGTGGTACAGTTGGGCGGGTTGCAACACTCCTCTGGTGTGGTGTATTTGGCATAATCGAAATGAACAAGTGTGGAATGAAAACAAGTGCACCACAAATCAG GTGTGACTACTCCAACATGTTATTTCCGTAA
- the LOC123920943 gene encoding uncharacterized protein LOC123920943 isoform X1 — translation MEVGIPCNLKTLFKNTSFTLVSLSEMSPNEISSVTVACGSLLCPICDHDGEDDLYVFFGCIAAQDSWQAACPEMVPHNDEYQPESVADRIFAICNKEDSGTVGRVATLLWCGVFGIIEMNKCGMKTSAPQIRCDYSNMLFP, via the exons ATGGAAGTAGGCATACCATGTAATTTGAAAACATTGTTTAAAAATACCTCATTTACTTTGGTGTCTTTGTCGGAGATGTCTCCCAACGAGATATCGTCTGTCACAGTGGCATGTGGATCGTTGCTATGTCCTATTTGTGATCATGATGGAGAAGACGACTTGTATGTGTTCTTTGGGTGCATAGCGGCGCAAGATAGCTGGCAGGCAGCATGCCCTGAGATGGTTCCACACAATGATGAGTATCAACCTGAATCTGTAGCTGATCGTATTTTTGCGATTTGCAATAAGGAGGATAGTGGTACAGTTGGGCGGGTTGCAACACTCCTCTGGTGTGGTGTATTTGGCATAATCGAAATGAACAAGTGTGGAATGAAAACAAGTGCACCACAAATCAG GTGTGACTACTCCAACATGTTATTTCCGTAA
- the LOC123919813 gene encoding ubiquitin-like modifier-activating enzyme atg7 produces MAESKINHQSLLQFAPMQSSVDEGFWHKLSSLKLNKLGIDDSPIPITGFYAPCSHPRVSNYLTLLAESLPSESSEASLIPEPSHGNRNRCSVPGILYNTNTVESFSALDIQNLLKEEARKIWDDIQSGRAVEDCSVLSRFLVISFADLKKWSFHYWFAFPALMLDPPATLVNLSPASQWLSIEEAESLSAACNEWRGSKSTADIPFFLVTIDPNSRATVRLLKDWEACQSDDHKILFGFYDPCHLPNNPGWPLRNLLALISAKWNLKSVQFFCYRENRGFADMSLSLVGEALITVPQGWKDAIPNAVGWELNNKGKKGPRRISLAQSMDPTRLAVSAADLNLKLMRWRALPSLDLSVLSSLRCLLLGAGTLGCQVARMLMAWGVRKITLVDNGKVAMSNPLRQSLYTLDNCLNGGEFKATAAVESLKRIFPAVEAEGIVMAIPMPGHPIDSKNQDSVINDCRRLHDLIDSHDAVFLLTDTRESRWLPTLLCANANKITMTAALGFESFLVMRHGAGPFSSAGDLSAETANSSSSDSCGKDANGKHRLGCYFCNDVVAPTDSTSNRTLDQQCTVTRPGLAPIASALAVELLVGILHHPQGIFAEADINNSVSGASENPLGILPHQIRGSLSQFSQMSLIGYSSSSCTACCHTVVSEYRNRGMEFILEAINHPTYLEDVTGLTELIKSATKFSLDWDKEIDNEDEDEDCFEI; encoded by the exons ATGGCGGAATCCAAAATCAATCATCAATCTTTGCTGCAATTTGCACCGATGCAGAGCTCTGTCGATGAAGGCTTCTGGCATAAGTTGTCTTCTTTGAAGCTCAATAAACTTGGCATTGATGATTCTCCAATACCCATAACTG GTTTCTATGCACCTTGCTCACACCCACGAGTATCAAATTATTTAACTCTTTTAGCTGAGTCATTACCTTCTGAATCAAGTGAAGCATCACTAATACCAGAACCAAGCCATGGAAACAGGAACAGGTGTTCTGTTCCAGGGATACTTTACAACACTAATACTGTGGAGAGCTTTAGTGCACTTGATATACAGAATCTGTTAAAGGAAGAGGCAAGAAAG ATATGGGATGATATTCAATCAGGAAGAGCTGTGGAGGACTGTTCAGTACTCTCAAGATTCCTTGTTATTTCTTTTGCTGACCTGAAAAAGTGGAGTTTCCACTACTGGTTTGCATTCCCTGCTCTCATGCTTGATCCTCCTGCAACTTTGGTTAATTTAAGTCCAGCTTCTCAGTGGTTGAGCATCGAAGAG GCAGAATCCCTCTCTGCAGCCTGTAATGAGTGGCGTGGTTCAAAATCAACGGCAG ATATCCCATTCTTTTTAGTAACTATAGATCCAAATTCACGTGCTACTGTTAGGCTTCTGAAGGACTGGGAAGCTTGTCAGAGCGATGATCACAAG ATCCTATTTGGATTTTATGACCCGTGTCATCTCCCTAATAATCCTGGATGGCCTCTGCGCAACTTGTTAGCACTTATTTCTGCAAAGTGGAATCTCAAGTCTGTTCAATTTTTCTGCTATAGAGAGAACCGTGGTTTTGCTGATATGAGCTTGTCTCTTGTTGGTGAAGCATTGATAACTGTTCCACAAG GGTGGAAAGATGCTATACCTAATGCAGTTGGCTGGGAACTTAATAATAAGGGGAAAAAAGGACCTAGGCGTATTAGCCTTGCACAGTCCATGGATCCTACCAG GTTGGCCGTATCTGCTGCAGATTTGAATTTAAAGCTTATGAGGTGGCGTGCTTTGCCATCTCTGGACTTGAGTGTTTTGTCTTCCCTCAGGTGTCTTCTCCTCGGAGCAGGCACACTTGGATGCCAGGTTGCACGCATGCTTATG GCGTGGGGTGTCCGGAAAATTACTCTAGTCGACAATGGCAAGGTGGCTATGTCTAATCCATTGAGGCAGTCTCTTTATACTTTGGATAACTGTCTTAATGGTGGAGAGTTTAAAGCTACAGCAGCAGTTGAAAGTCTCAAACGGATATTTCCAGCAGTG GAAGCGGAAGGCATTGTTATGGCTATACCAATGCCTGGACACCCGATTGATAGCAAGAATCAGGATAGCGTGATCAATGATTGCAGACGTTTGCACGATTTGATTGATTCTCATGATGCAGTTTTTTTATTGACAGATACAAGGGAAAGTCGATGGCTCCCGACACTTCTCTGTGCCAATGCTAACAAG ATTACCATGACTGCAGCACTAGGGTTTGAAAGTTTCTTGGTGATGCGCCACGGAGCTGGTCCTTTCAGTAGTGCCGGTGACTTGAGTGCAGAAACAGCTAATTCTTCATCTTCTGATTCGTGTGGAAAGGATGCAAATGGGAAACATAGATTGGGATGCTATTTCTGTAACGATGTTGTTGCGCCAACCGAT TCAACATCGAACCGCACTTTGGACCAGCAATGTACTGTAACCCGACCGGGGCTAGCTCCTATTGCATCCGCCCTTGCTGTTGAACTTTTAGTAGGGATTTTGCATCACCCTCAAGG GATATTTGCAGAGGCTGATATTAACAACAGTGTCAGTGGAGCTTCTGAGAACCCTCTTGGCATTTTACCGCATCAGATTCGCGGTTCCCTTTCTCAATTTTCTCAAATGAGCCTCATAGGTTACTCCTCTTCCAGCTGCACAGCCTGTTGCCATACA GTTGTATCCGAATATCGGAACCGAGGAATGGAGTTCATACTTGAAGCAATTAATCATCCTACATACTTAGAGGATGTCACTGGACTAACAGAGTTAATAAAATCAGCCACCAAATTCTCATTGGATTGGGACAAGGAAATAGATAATGAAGACGAGGATGAAGATTGTTTTGAAATATGA